One window of the Camelina sativa cultivar DH55 chromosome 1, Cs, whole genome shotgun sequence genome contains the following:
- the LOC104766902 gene encoding cytosolic endo-beta-N-acetylglucosaminidase 2 isoform X1 yields the protein MRDLLRAYFSRRTLVYIYNLFFSISRKLLTSFPLSLLMPESNDGADAESEAVPLLDLSKPSLPISFPIKSLQDLKSRSYFDSFHFQFNRSTVPLRGSSDGLPDRPRVLVCHDMKGGYVDDKWVQGCENDAGFAIWHWYLMDVFVYFSHSLVTLPPPCWTNTAHRHGVKVLGTFITEWDEGKATCKEMLATKESAQMYAERLAELAAALGFDGWLINIENEIDEEQIPNLKEFVSHLTKVLHISTPGALVIWYDSVTIRGNLQWQDQLTELNKPFFDLCDGIFMNYTWKENYPQLSAEVAGDRKFDVYMGIDVFGRGSFGGGQWTVNAALDLLKRHSLSAAMFAPGWVYETAQPPNFLTAQNKWWSLVEKSWGIVQTYPQVLPFYSDFNQGFGYHVSLEGRQLSDAPWYNISCQSLQPLLEFNEDNKDIIQVTVDAREASFNGGGNILFRGKLEGDTSFTTRLFKPHIQLSSSPITISFSVKSDETSKIGILLSFSSPSHETKSILVAPQEPIRRSDDLLLQRLTTSPQTVSEWTVHETDLVMDGHTLTEISAFCYRPENSTKGAEYVALLGHISIKDHVQYQQKPETLLPASSPWVIEAHNIELVPGNSGSKILRSKLEWRQKDLEDSVFPRYNVYAEKTKSTDVRPRKVLEKPRSETVFLGVAHVPAYYVAELVVESEVKGVRFVVQSCGKDGSWGKLDDSPTLLVILEGL from the exons ATGCGAGACCTTCTTCGCGCCTATTTCTCTCGAAGAACTcttgtatacatttacaatctcttcttctctatctcccGTAAGCTCCTCACTTcattccctctctctctcctcatgCCCGAATCCAATGACGGCGCCGACGCAGAGTCTGAGGCTGTTCCGCTTCTAGATCTGTCTAAGCCGTCGTTACCTATATCTTTCCCGATCAAATCTCTTCAAGACCTGAAATCTCGTTCTTACTTCGATTCCTTTCACTTCCAGTTTAATCGTTCAACCGTTCCTCTCCGGGGAAGCTCCGATGGCTTACCGGATCGTCCAAGGGTTTTGGTCTGTCACGATATGAAAGGAGGGTATGTAGATGACAAGTGGGTTCAAGGGTGTGAGAACGACGCTGGGTTTGCGATTTGGCATTGGTATTTGATGGACGTTTTTGTttacttctctcattctctggttactcttcctcctccttgcTGGACCAATACTGCTCATAGGCATGGTGTTAAA GTATTGGGGACTTTCATCACAGAATGGGATGAAGGAAAAGCTACCTGCAAAGAGATGCTTGCCACAAAGGAGTCTGCTCAGATGTATGCAGAACGTTTGGCAGAACTTGCTGCTGCTCTAGGCTTTGATGGGTGGCTG ATTAATATAGAGAAtgaaatagatgaagaacagaTACCAAATTTGAAGGAATTCGTAAGCCATCTAACAAAAGTCTTGCATATATCTACACCTGGGGCTTTAGTCATATG GTATGACAGTGTCACTATTCGTGGTAATCTTCAATGGCAAGATCAATTAACTGAGCTGAACAAACCTTTTTTTGACTTATGTGATGGAATATTCATGAACTATACATGGAAG GAGAACTACCCACAACTATCAGCTGAAGTTGCAGGGGACAGAAAATTCGATGTCTACATGGGAATTGATGTCTTTGGTCGGGGCTCTTTTGGTGGTGGGCAATGGACT GTAAATGCTGCTCTTGATTTGCTGAAGAGACACAGTCTGTCAGCTGCCATGTTTGCTCCTGGATGGGTATATGAGACTGCACAACCCCCCAACTTTCTTACGGCTCAGAATAA ATGGTGGTCACTTGTCGAGAAGTCTTGGGGAATAGTCCAAACTTATCCACAAGTCTTGCCTTTTTACTCAGATTTCAATCAG gGCTTTGGTTACCATGTTTCACTCGAAGGTCGCCAACTGTCAGATGCTCCATGGTACAACATTTCTTGCCAAAGTCTTCAG CCTCTCCTAGAATTCAATGAAGACAACAAAGATATCATCCAGGTTACTGTTGA TGCTCGTGAGGCATCTTTTAATGGAGGAGGGAACATTCTTTTTAGAGGAAAGCTCGAGGGAGATACGTCTTTCACAACAAGGCTCTTCAAACCCCATATTCAGCTTTCATCTTCCCCCATCACAATATCCTTCTCT GTGAAATCAGATGAAACCTCTAAAATTGGAATCCTGCTTTCTTTCTCATCTCCATCACATGAAACTAAATCCATACTCGTGGCACCACAAGAACCCATCCGCAGATCCGACGACCTGCTCTTACAGCGTCTCACCACATCACCGCAGACTGTATCCGAGTGGACAGTACACGAGACAGATCTTGTAATGGATGGTCACACACTGACAGAAATCTCTGCCTTTTGCTACAGACCAGAGAATTCGACAAAGGGGGCAGAATATGTTGCATTGCTTGGTCACATCTCAATCAAAGATCATGTTCAGTACCAGCAGAAACCTGAGACTTTACTTCCAGCGTCGTCGCCGTGGGTCATCGAAGCTCATAACATAGAGCTTGTACCCGGTAATTCTGGTTCCAAGATCCTCAGGTCTAAGCTAGAATGGAGACAGAAAGACCTTGAAGATTCTGTATTCCCAAGGTACAACGTGTACGCAGAGAAAACGAAGTCGACTGATGTAAGACCGAGGAAGGTTCTAGAGAAACCGAGAAGCGAGACAGTGTTCCTTGGTGTTGCTCACGTACCAGCCTATTACGTAGCGGAACTGGTGGTAGAATCGGAAGTGAAAGGAGTCCGCTTCGTAGTTCAATCCTGTGGTAAAGATGGTTCATGGGGCAAGCTGGATGATTCCCCTACGCTTCTAGTTATACTGGAAGGTCTCTAA
- the LOC104766902 gene encoding cytosolic endo-beta-N-acetylglucosaminidase 2 isoform X2, with protein sequence MLATKESAQMYAERLAELAAALGFDGWLINIENEIDEEQIPNLKEFVSHLTKVLHISTPGALVIWYDSVTIRGNLQWQDQLTELNKPFFDLCDGIFMNYTWKENYPQLSAEVAGDRKFDVYMGIDVFGRGSFGGGQWTVNAALDLLKRHSLSAAMFAPGWVYETAQPPNFLTAQNKWWSLVEKSWGIVQTYPQVLPFYSDFNQGFGYHVSLEGRQLSDAPWYNISCQSLQPLLEFNEDNKDIIQVTVDAREASFNGGGNILFRGKLEGDTSFTTRLFKPHIQLSSSPITISFSVKSDETSKIGILLSFSSPSHETKSILVAPQEPIRRSDDLLLQRLTTSPQTVSEWTVHETDLVMDGHTLTEISAFCYRPENSTKGAEYVALLGHISIKDHVQYQQKPETLLPASSPWVIEAHNIELVPGNSGSKILRSKLEWRQKDLEDSVFPRYNVYAEKTKSTDVRPRKVLEKPRSETVFLGVAHVPAYYVAELVVESEVKGVRFVVQSCGKDGSWGKLDDSPTLLVILEGL encoded by the exons ATGCTTGCCACAAAGGAGTCTGCTCAGATGTATGCAGAACGTTTGGCAGAACTTGCTGCTGCTCTAGGCTTTGATGGGTGGCTG ATTAATATAGAGAAtgaaatagatgaagaacagaTACCAAATTTGAAGGAATTCGTAAGCCATCTAACAAAAGTCTTGCATATATCTACACCTGGGGCTTTAGTCATATG GTATGACAGTGTCACTATTCGTGGTAATCTTCAATGGCAAGATCAATTAACTGAGCTGAACAAACCTTTTTTTGACTTATGTGATGGAATATTCATGAACTATACATGGAAG GAGAACTACCCACAACTATCAGCTGAAGTTGCAGGGGACAGAAAATTCGATGTCTACATGGGAATTGATGTCTTTGGTCGGGGCTCTTTTGGTGGTGGGCAATGGACT GTAAATGCTGCTCTTGATTTGCTGAAGAGACACAGTCTGTCAGCTGCCATGTTTGCTCCTGGATGGGTATATGAGACTGCACAACCCCCCAACTTTCTTACGGCTCAGAATAA ATGGTGGTCACTTGTCGAGAAGTCTTGGGGAATAGTCCAAACTTATCCACAAGTCTTGCCTTTTTACTCAGATTTCAATCAG gGCTTTGGTTACCATGTTTCACTCGAAGGTCGCCAACTGTCAGATGCTCCATGGTACAACATTTCTTGCCAAAGTCTTCAG CCTCTCCTAGAATTCAATGAAGACAACAAAGATATCATCCAGGTTACTGTTGA TGCTCGTGAGGCATCTTTTAATGGAGGAGGGAACATTCTTTTTAGAGGAAAGCTCGAGGGAGATACGTCTTTCACAACAAGGCTCTTCAAACCCCATATTCAGCTTTCATCTTCCCCCATCACAATATCCTTCTCT GTGAAATCAGATGAAACCTCTAAAATTGGAATCCTGCTTTCTTTCTCATCTCCATCACATGAAACTAAATCCATACTCGTGGCACCACAAGAACCCATCCGCAGATCCGACGACCTGCTCTTACAGCGTCTCACCACATCACCGCAGACTGTATCCGAGTGGACAGTACACGAGACAGATCTTGTAATGGATGGTCACACACTGACAGAAATCTCTGCCTTTTGCTACAGACCAGAGAATTCGACAAAGGGGGCAGAATATGTTGCATTGCTTGGTCACATCTCAATCAAAGATCATGTTCAGTACCAGCAGAAACCTGAGACTTTACTTCCAGCGTCGTCGCCGTGGGTCATCGAAGCTCATAACATAGAGCTTGTACCCGGTAATTCTGGTTCCAAGATCCTCAGGTCTAAGCTAGAATGGAGACAGAAAGACCTTGAAGATTCTGTATTCCCAAGGTACAACGTGTACGCAGAGAAAACGAAGTCGACTGATGTAAGACCGAGGAAGGTTCTAGAGAAACCGAGAAGCGAGACAGTGTTCCTTGGTGTTGCTCACGTACCAGCCTATTACGTAGCGGAACTGGTGGTAGAATCGGAAGTGAAAGGAGTCCGCTTCGTAGTTCAATCCTGTGGTAAAGATGGTTCATGGGGCAAGCTGGATGATTCCCCTACGCTTCTAGTTATACTGGAAGGTCTCTAA
- the LOC104766755 gene encoding ferritin-2, chloroplastic-like, with product MLLKASPALSLSGGGTNLFYPSRNSSNPLFSSRGSTFSVKAAKGTNTKSLTGVVFEPFEEVKREMDLVPTTPLVSLARHKFHEDSESAINDQINVEYNVSYIYHALYAYFDRDNVGLKGFARFFNDSSLEERGHAEKFMEYQNKRGGRVKLQSILMPVSEFDHEEKGDALYAMELALSLEKLTNEKLLKLQSVGVKNNDVQLVDFVESEFLGDQVEAIKKISEYVAQLRRMGKGHGVWHFDQMLLHEV from the exons ATGTTGCTCAAGGCTTCTcccgctctctctctctccggcgGCGGAACGAATCTGTTTTATCCGTCGAGAAATTCGTcgaatcctctgttttcttctcgTGGATCTACGTTTTCTGTTAAGGCGGCGAAAGGAACGAACACGAAGTCGTTAACCGGAGTTGTATTCGAACCTTTTGAGGAGGTCAAAAGGGAAATGGATCTCGTTCCCACTACCCCTCTTGTTTCTCTCGCTCGCCACAAGTTTCACGAAGACTCTGAATCTGCGATCAACGATCAGATCAA CGTGGAGTACAATGTCTCCTACATTTACCATGCCCTGTATGCCTACTTCGACAGAGATAATGTCGGCTTGAAAGGTTTCGCAAG GTTCTTTAACGATTCGAGTCTTGAAGAACGAGGTCACGCTGAAAAGTTTATGGAGTATCAG AACAAGCGTGGTGGGAGAGTGAAGCTGCAGTCTATTTTGATGCCCGTCTCTGAGTTTGATCACGAGGAGAAGGGAGATGCATTGTATG CCATGGAGCTTGCATTGTCTTTGGAGAAACTAACTAATGAAAAGCTTCTGAAGTTACAAAGT GTTGGTGTGAAGAACAATGATGTTCAGCTGGTTGATTTTGTAGAATCTGAGTTTCTAGGCGATCAG GTTGAAGCCATCAAGAAAATCTCAGAGTACGTTGCACAGCTAAGAAGAATGGGAAAGGGTCACG GAGTGTGGCATTTTGATCAAATGCTTCTCCATGAGGTTTAA
- the LOC104766667 gene encoding B3 domain-containing protein REM10-like: MENVSPSSPINPHFFQPLLPGFHSYLNIPMRFFLRHIDGPTNEDNAVVKLRSDVSDITWQVKMEGRRLTKGWKKFAASHDLRVGDIVVFRHDGGLLFHVTCFGPSCCEIQYDYDDVIQISSDSDSENNQNIADEGSSSDHHSCFVARVTASNLRKDSLFLPRGFSRSNGLMKRKCEIILLNEDGIPWKLILSHKPDGEVYIRLGWRSFCFENRLRVNDVLSLKLVQTGTTPVLQLCSSSTTSQNRFLTLTLKPYNLKKYKLCLPGTFVKANGIERARKITLVDQYNIKRTTSLKPDDKHGKMRLGKEWREFCYVNGVNIGESFKLEIIKETEDTATHLLKFCSKVVNFP, from the exons ATGGAAAATGTTTCACCTTCCTCACCGATCAATCCACACTTCTTCCAGCCTCTTCTTCCTGGATTCCACAGCTACCTC AACATTCCCATGCGTTTCTTCTTAAGGCACATAGATGGACCAACAAACGAGGACAATGCGGTGGTGAAGCTGAGATCGGACGTTTCTGATATAACCTGGCAAGTGAAGATGGAAGGTCGGAGACTCACCAAAGGCTGGAAAAAGTTCGCCGCCAGCCATGACCTCCGAGTCGGCGACATAGTTGTTTTCAGACATGATGGAGGTTTGTTGTTCCATGTCACGTGTTTTGGACCAAGCTGCTGTGAGATTCAATATGATTACGATGATGTTATTCAAATATCCTCTG attcagattcagagaATAATCAGAACATAGCAGATGAAGGATCTTCATCAGATCATCACTCTTGTTTTGTAGCACGTGTCACCGCATCGAATCTACGCAAAGATAGTCTG TTTCTCCCTAGAGGTTTCTCAAGATCTAATGGTTTGATGAAACGTAAGTGTGAGATCATTCTATTGAATGAAGATGGGATACCATGGAAATTGATCCTGAGTCATAAACCAGACGGCGAGGTTTACATCAGATTAGGTTGGAGAAGTTTCTGCTTCGAAAATCGACTAAGAGTCAACGATGTTTTATCACTTAAGCTTGTGCAAACCGGTACAACACCTGTTCTCcagctttgttcttcttctacgACGAGCCAAAACAGATTCTTGACACTAACTCTCAAACCATACAATCTCAAGAAGTACAAACTA TGTCTACCGGGGACATTTGTGAAGGCGAATGGTATCGAGAGAGCGAGGAAAATAACTCTCGTGGATCAATACAATATCAAACGGACGACGAGTCTTAAACCGGACGACAAACATGGAAAAATGAGATTGGGAAAAGAGTGGAGAGAGTTTTGTTATGTTAATGGAGTGAATATAGGTGAGTCCTTCAAGCTAGAAATCATCAAGGAAACAGAAGACACAGCTACTCATCTACTTAAGTTCTGCTCCAAAGTCGTCAACTTTCCCTGA